One genomic segment of Terriglobales bacterium includes these proteins:
- a CDS encoding multidrug efflux RND transporter permease subunit has product MNPSRIFILRPVATSLLTVGLLLVGVVAYRQLPVSALPQVDYPTIQILTFYPGASPDVIASSVTTPLERQFGQLPGLNQMTSTSSFGSSIVVLQFNLNESIDVAEQEVQAAINASGTYLPRDLPNPPIYTKTNPADAPVLTLALSSDTLPLSKVEDLADTTLAQKISQIPGVGLVSISGGQKPAVRVQANPTALASYGLGLEDLRTVLTQANVDQAKGSIEGPRLAYTIGADDQLMSSAGYKPVIIAYRNGSPVRVMDVATVVDSAENVKQAAWENLHPAVIMNIQRQPGANIISVVDRIQTLLPTLRAALPSAVKAEVVADRTETIRASVADVKFELVLTIALVVMVMFLFLRTLSATVIPSITVPLSLVGTFGVMYLLGYSLDNLSLMALTISTGFVVDDAIVMIENIARYIEEGDSPVMAALKGSEQIGFTIVSLTVSLIAVLIPLLFMGDVVGRLFREFAVTLAVTILVSAGISLTLTPMMCAKLLRHRTEQEQGWFYRKSEQFFHNVIEKYGTTLRWVLRHQRETLLVTVGTLVLTIFLYIVVPKGFFPVQDTGAILGISEASQTVSFQAMAERQQKLAEIILKDPDVANLSSFIGVDGINTTINSGRIQVNLKPRDKRNSTASEVIQRLQPQLAQVQGVTLYMQPVQDLTVEDRVSRTQYQYTIEDANAQELGEWTPRLVDKLRTRPELRDVASDQQNGGLQAAITIDRDTAGRLGILPADLDNTLYDAFGQRQVSTIFTQLNQYHVVLEVDPRFQVTPDNLKDIYVHTANGGSVPLTTFTRVQNINAPLTINHQGQFPAATLSFNIAPRLSLGHAVKAIQEAEKEIGLPTSIHASFQGTAAAFQSSLKNEPILILAAVITVYIVLGVLYESYIHPITILSTLPSAGVGALLALLLFGMDLGVVGLIGMVLLIGIVKKNAIMMIDFALEAERKDGMPPEDAIYQACLLRFRPIMMTTMAALFGGLPLALGRGTGSELRHPLGITIVGGLLLSQLLTLYTTPVVYLFFDRLARKLSRYRVGNPINAESVPAD; this is encoded by the coding sequence TGATGTCGCCGAGCAGGAGGTGCAGGCAGCCATCAATGCCTCCGGCACCTACCTGCCGCGCGATCTTCCCAACCCGCCCATCTATACCAAGACGAATCCCGCCGATGCGCCGGTTCTGACGCTGGCGCTGTCGTCGGACACGCTGCCGCTCTCGAAGGTCGAAGACTTGGCCGACACCACGCTGGCGCAGAAAATTTCGCAGATACCCGGCGTCGGGCTGGTGTCCATCAGCGGCGGGCAAAAGCCGGCGGTGCGTGTGCAGGCGAATCCGACCGCGCTCGCCTCCTACGGCCTGGGCCTGGAGGACCTGCGGACGGTGCTGACGCAGGCCAACGTGGATCAGGCCAAGGGCAGCATTGAAGGGCCGCGGCTGGCCTACACCATCGGGGCCGACGATCAGCTGATGTCGAGCGCCGGCTATAAACCGGTGATCATCGCTTACCGCAACGGCTCACCGGTGAGGGTGATGGATGTTGCGACCGTCGTCGACAGCGCCGAGAACGTGAAGCAGGCGGCCTGGGAGAACCTGCATCCGGCCGTAATCATGAACATCCAGCGCCAGCCGGGCGCGAACATCATCAGCGTCGTGGATCGCATTCAGACGCTGCTGCCGACGCTGCGGGCGGCGCTGCCCAGCGCGGTGAAGGCGGAAGTGGTCGCCGACCGCACGGAAACGATTCGCGCCTCGGTGGCGGACGTGAAATTCGAGCTGGTCCTGACCATCGCCCTGGTGGTCATGGTCATGTTTCTTTTCCTGCGGACGCTGTCGGCGACGGTGATTCCCAGCATCACGGTGCCGCTGTCGCTGGTGGGGACGTTCGGGGTGATGTACCTGCTGGGGTACAGTCTCGACAATCTTTCTCTGATGGCGCTGACCATTTCCACCGGCTTCGTGGTGGACGACGCCATCGTCATGATCGAAAACATTGCCCGCTACATCGAGGAAGGCGATTCCCCGGTGATGGCGGCGCTGAAGGGATCGGAGCAGATCGGCTTCACCATCGTGTCGTTGACCGTGTCGCTGATCGCGGTGCTCATCCCGCTGCTGTTCATGGGCGACGTGGTCGGACGACTGTTCCGCGAATTCGCGGTTACCCTGGCGGTGACCATCCTGGTATCGGCGGGTATATCTCTGACCCTTACGCCGATGATGTGCGCCAAGCTGCTCCGCCACCGGACGGAACAGGAGCAAGGCTGGTTCTACCGCAAGTCGGAGCAGTTCTTTCACAACGTCATCGAGAAGTACGGCACGACACTGCGGTGGGTGCTGCGTCACCAGCGGGAAACGCTGCTGGTCACGGTGGGCACGCTGGTGCTGACCATCTTCCTTTACATCGTCGTGCCCAAGGGGTTTTTCCCGGTGCAGGATACGGGCGCGATCCTGGGGATCTCGGAAGCCTCGCAAACGGTTTCCTTCCAGGCGATGGCGGAGCGCCAGCAGAAACTCGCCGAGATCATCCTCAAAGACCCGGATGTGGCGAACCTTTCGTCGTTCATCGGCGTGGACGGCATCAACACGACGATCAACAGCGGTCGCATCCAGGTGAACCTGAAGCCGCGCGACAAGCGCAACTCAACGGCTTCGGAGGTCATTCAGCGGCTGCAGCCACAGCTGGCGCAGGTGCAGGGCGTCACGCTCTACATGCAGCCGGTGCAAGACCTGACCGTCGAGGACCGGGTCAGCCGCACGCAGTACCAGTACACGATCGAAGACGCCAACGCGCAGGAGTTGGGAGAGTGGACGCCGCGCCTGGTGGACAAGCTGCGCACCCGGCCGGAGTTGCGCGATGTCGCCAGCGACCAGCAGAATGGCGGATTGCAGGCGGCCATCACGATTGACCGCGACACCGCCGGACGGCTGGGCATTCTTCCCGCCGACCTTGACAACACCCTCTACGACGCCTTCGGTCAGCGGCAGGTCTCGACCATCTTCACCCAGTTGAACCAGTACCACGTGGTGCTGGAAGTGGATCCGAGGTTCCAGGTTACCCCGGACAATCTGAAAGACATTTACGTACACACCGCAAATGGGGGCTCGGTTCCACTGACCACGTTCACGCGGGTGCAGAATATCAATGCGCCGCTCACCATCAATCACCAGGGACAATTTCCGGCGGCGACGCTGTCATTCAATATTGCCCCCAGGCTCTCGCTTGGCCACGCCGTGAAGGCGATCCAGGAGGCGGAGAAGGAAATCGGGTTGCCGACAAGTATCCACGCCAGCTTCCAGGGGACGGCGGCGGCGTTTCAATCATCGCTAAAGAACGAGCCGATCCTGATCCTGGCGGCCGTGATCACGGTCTACATCGTGCTCGGCGTGCTCTACGAAAGCTATATTCATCCCATCACCATTCTCTCTACCCTCCCGTCCGCCGGCGTAGGCGCCTTGCTGGCGCTGCTCCTGTTCGGCATGGACCTCGGCGTGGTCGGACTGATCGGCATGGTGCTGCTGATCGGCATCGTGAAAAAGAACGCCATCATGATGATCGATTTCGCGCTCGAGGCCGAGCGCAAGGATGGCATGCCTCCGGAAGACGCCATCTACCAGGCTTGCCTGCTGCGCTTCCGCCCCATCATGATGACCACCATGGCGGCGCTCTTCGGCGGGCTGCCGCTGGCGTTGGGTCGCGGCACAGGTTCCGAGTTGCGCCATCCGCTCGGCATCACCATTGTCGGCGGGCTGCTCCTCAGCCAGTTGCTGACGCTGTACACCACGCCCGTGGTTTACCTCTTCTTTGACCGGCTGGCGCGCAAGCTGTCGCGTTACCGCGTCGGCAATCCCATCAATGCAGAATCGGTGCCGGCGGACTAA